The following coding sequences are from one Ornithodoros turicata isolate Travis chromosome 1, ASM3712646v1, whole genome shotgun sequence window:
- the LOC135395775 gene encoding uncharacterized protein LOC135395775 has product MSLRLHEFSEGADWSSWIERLAFYFEANEITQPTKKRAFLLSQCGERTYQTIRALVHPRLPAEVDYAELVQILSGHFDPKPTELLGRCKFHKRDQLPSESISQYVTELRSIAKECNFGTPAARPLQTTAESGDAVATPVDPVPALDTSLPLKVMLRDRLICGVRDPALQQRLLTERNITFERALDLALAAESALNQQAHIKGMGGLSAN; this is encoded by the coding sequence ATGTCTCTGCGGCTACACGAATTCAGCGAAGGTGCTGACTGGTCGTCATGGATCGAACGCCTGGCATTCTACTTCGAAGCCAATGAAATCACCCAACCGACGAAGAAACGGGCTTTTCTCCTAAGCCAATGTGGTGAGCGGACATACCAGACAATACGAGCCCTTGTCCACCCTCGACTTCCAGCCGAAGTGGATTATGCCGAACTTGTGCAAATTCTGAGTGGACACTTCGACCCTAAGCCTACCGAACTTCTGGGACGCTGCAAGTTCCACAAACGGGATCAACTTCCCTCGGAATCTATTTCGCAGTACGTGACGGAGCTTCGAAGTATTGCGAAGGAATGTAACTTCGGAACACCAGCAGCGAGGCCTCTGCAAACCACTGCAGAGTCAGGCGATGCAGTAGCCACGCCGGTCGACCCCGTTCCAGCGCTGGACACGTCGCTACCTCTCAAAGTAATGTTGAGAGACAGGCTGATTTGCGGAGTTCGAGACCCAGCGCTTCAACAGCGTCTACTCACAGAACGGAACATTACCTTCGAACGCGCTCTGGACCTAGCCTTGGCTGCGGAATCCGCTTTAAACCAGCAGGCCCACATCAAAGGAATGGGGGGACTCTCAGCAAATTAA